Proteins from one candidate division KSB1 bacterium genomic window:
- a CDS encoding MerR family transcriptional regulator, with protein MEEQAIRRLYYSIAEVSAITGLKPYVLRYWESEFPELKPNKNRAGNRIYKKSDIQLIFAIKRLLYEDRYTIEGARRKLREMRQNNELNGQLSIFREPAGNGILDEIYAGLKECLEILQQNATESESRIEEKEGSESIGA; from the coding sequence ATGGAAGAGCAAGCGATCAGGCGATTGTACTATTCAATCGCCGAGGTCAGCGCAATAACAGGGTTAAAACCGTATGTCCTGCGCTATTGGGAAAGTGAGTTTCCGGAACTCAAGCCCAATAAAAATCGGGCCGGCAATCGCATCTATAAAAAGAGCGATATCCAACTGATTTTTGCGATCAAGAGACTTCTGTACGAGGATAGATATACGATCGAAGGCGCCCGAAGAAAACTGCGCGAAATGCGGCAGAACAATGAATTGAACGGGCAGCTGTCGATCTTCCGAGAACCTGCCGGAAACGGCATTTTGGATGAAATTTACGCCGGCTTGAAAGAGTGCTTGGAAATTTTGCAGCAGAACGCGACAGAGAGCGAGTCCCGTATTGAAGAAAAAGAGGGCTCGGAAAGCATCGGGGCGTAG
- a CDS encoding SMP-30/gluconolactonase/LRE family protein: MKICRALSPFLVFALTSAPLFGQSPVPTDAILDKIATGFQFVEGPLWHPQGFLIFSDIPASTVYQWNPVDGKINIFYSPSGNSNGLALDLQGNVLLCQHGLRRVSRLNPDGTETALAERYQGKRLNSPNDLAVKRDGWIYFTDPPYGINAPQEELKFYGIFCLSPQGDLILLDKSLTRPNGICFSPDEKKLYVNDSQALRIYVWDVKEDHTIANKKLFYAMTGSGAADGMKTDTEGKLYCSGPGGVWIFSPDGKVIDKIKVPETVTNLNWGDADYRTLYITAGVSVYSIRLDAVGAGIQETPPSALKGFELLPNYPNPFNSGTTLSFRLDQTAHVSLSIHDALGREVKSLQNGFMPAGLHRFEFPAIDGDGNPLPTGIYFSRLQVEQEIQMRKMALIR, encoded by the coding sequence ATGAAAATCTGTAGGGCGTTATCTCCATTTCTTGTTTTTGCACTGACCTCTGCGCCGCTTTTCGGTCAGTCTCCCGTCCCGACCGACGCGATACTCGACAAGATCGCAACCGGCTTTCAATTCGTAGAAGGCCCCCTTTGGCATCCGCAGGGATTTTTGATCTTTTCCGATATTCCGGCCAGTACGGTCTATCAATGGAATCCTGTTGACGGGAAGATAAATATTTTCTATAGTCCTTCCGGAAATTCCAACGGTTTAGCCCTGGACCTTCAGGGGAATGTTTTACTGTGCCAGCACGGCCTGCGCCGAGTGTCGCGGCTGAACCCCGACGGTACCGAGACCGCTTTGGCGGAGCGGTATCAGGGCAAGCGCCTCAATAGTCCCAATGACCTGGCGGTCAAGAGAGACGGTTGGATCTATTTTACCGATCCCCCTTACGGCATAAATGCTCCGCAGGAAGAGCTCAAATTCTATGGTATCTTTTGTTTGTCTCCTCAGGGAGATTTGATCCTACTGGATAAATCGCTTACCCGACCCAACGGCATCTGCTTTTCGCCGGATGAAAAAAAGCTTTACGTCAATGACTCGCAGGCGCTGCGCATTTACGTATGGGATGTCAAAGAAGATCATACGATTGCCAATAAAAAGCTCTTTTACGCCATGACCGGCAGCGGCGCCGCGGACGGCATGAAAACGGACACGGAAGGCAAACTATACTGCAGCGGTCCTGGCGGAGTGTGGATTTTTTCGCCTGACGGAAAAGTAATCGATAAAATCAAAGTTCCTGAAACGGTAACCAATCTGAATTGGGGCGATGCGGATTATCGCACCCTTTACATTACTGCTGGCGTTTCCGTCTACTCGATTCGCCTCGATGCCGTGGGTGCGGGCATTCAGGAGACACCGCCTTCCGCCCTGAAAGGCTTTGAGCTGCTGCCGAACTATCCCAATCCGTTCAACTCCGGCACCACGCTGTCATTTCGACTGGATCAGACTGCGCATGTCTCTCTCTCGATCCATGACGCTCTCGGGCGTGAAGTCAAGTCGTTGCAAAACGGCTTTATGCCCGCCGGTCTGCATCGTTTTGAGTTTCCGGCAATCGACGGCGACGGCAATCCGCTGCCGACGGGCATCTATTTCTCTCGGCTGCAGGTGGAACAAGAAATCCAAATGAGGAAGATGGCCCTTATTCGATAA